The genomic window ctAGAGGGTGCCACGCCGGAGGAGCAGaacgccgtcgccgcagcatACGAAAAGGTGCGCGCGACGGAGTCCAGGATGGCTGCTTTGGTTGAGgaggctgcggtgcagcgtgaCCACTTCAAGTCGCAGATGGAGATGCAGaagcgccaccagcaccatcTGGAGGACCTCCTGCGCCATCAGATGGAGATGACACAGATGCTGCTGgaccaccgcctccgtcagGACCTCATCTCAGGCAAGCaaagcgccgccgtcacacTGGTGACTGCCGTGACCCACAGCTTTCAAGGCAATCGCAGCGTGGTCGGTGCAAGCCTCGGTGTGGATGGCGGCGATGACAGTCACGAGACCCATGAAGCATCGAATCCCGCGAAGGCAGCTGCCCTCACCACGAGAGACATCCTGGGGCTGGAATGTTACCAGGCACCGATTCGCCCACCGGAGCGGCGAGATGCGGCTTACGTGCAGCGCCTCATCTCCAGGGCTGAGAAGGAGCTACTGCTGGAGCGTACCGAGGACCAGCTACGTGAGCTGCGTGCCCAGCACGAAGCTATGCAGGACAGAATCCAATCACTACTGAAACTTAATTCGCGCTATGCCCGCCAGTCGGTTGAGCTCTCCGCACGCCTTAGCATATTACATGAGCACAACGTTGCACTAGCCACAGATGTGCACTTGTTTCAGCGTGACTACCTGAGGGAACAGCAGCGGACGGAGAGACTGCAGCGTGACCTCCAGGGGGCGCGAGGGACTGTACTGACGATGCTTCAAGTACAGTTTGGTCAGCAAGAAACGTCGAAGGAAGACCGCAGCGAGTTGCAGCAAGCAGAAACGACGGGGTCACACCTCTCTGCGACAGACAACGGTAGTGACACGAGGATGCACTACGCATTCGAGACTGCTGCACACGTCGCGCCTGCGGCCACCACGGTAGTTACTGACCCTGAGGAGATGGCACCGGCACTGGGCTGCAAGGTCATGAGaagtgaagagaagcacgTGACGCTGGCCACGGAGGATCATGCACAGGAGGCACTGCACCTCGCGTCTGGTAAAGGGCTGTGCAACCAGCTGCAGGGTCTGCTTAGGGCTTCTGATCCGCAGCACGCTAACGTCAAGGCGTCTCTGCTGCAGTTTCTGCACCTGCGGGGCGATGCGGGTTTGCAGGGAAGCCGCAACGGCAACAACGACTTTTTCTTCTCATCCTCCCCTCGTGCACAGGGCTGGCTGTCGCCGGCATCAGTGCCACAATGGGTACCGCCGTACGGCCTTCGTTCCGACGTTCCGCTGCAACTAcgcagccgcacctctgtcccgctcctgcagctgcatccaATTGTGGCGGAGGCCTTTGTGCATGAGTTGCTCTCGCAGCGCCAGGAGCTGCTGTGGttctcgcagcagcaactcaaGGAGCGCCAGGCGGTCCTGCGAGCTACGGACGGCAGGGCATGCCATAGACGTGGCTCCCGCAGGGCAAGCACTACAATGGCGGCGGCCGTGCTCACGTCTTTTCAAGAGTACATTGGGCTATTTGTGCTCGTTGTATTGCTAAACAGGTCCGATTACTACACTTATCGTTTGTCGCCCGCGGCGCGCACAAGGCTGGACGAGGACGCGCGGGCGGGGCAGGGGTCGCGTGGCGGATTTGTGTGCCAAACGGCAACTCACGGTAACCCTGCGAGAGACTCTGGCGTCGCCCCACAACCCCGAGACCAGGGAATCGTGTGCACGTCCCTGTGGGACCTGCGTCATATCTTGTGCACTATGCGCACGGCCGACAtggagcagctgccggtGGAGGGACTGCAGCTGACCTATGCCCTTGATAGGGCTTCTCTGCAGCTGTCGGCGGGTCCCCTCACGTACGCATATGGGCTTGCGTCTCGCGGCACTGTATGCGACGTGCTATTCGACCTGCTTCGAGCCGAGAGGTTTGTCTTTGTGGAGCTGTGCCGTGCAGTTGAGGCAGACCTACTCGCAAAGACACAAGCGGAGCAGGAGCGATGGGCAGAAGCACTGAGACAGGACCGTCCAATCCACGTCGTAAGGAGCAAGGACCCTCAGCTGCATGGTGCCGACCAAGCCGCAGCCGCGCTTccgtcaccaccagcagGTCGACGGTCATCTACACCGCTGCGTGGGCGCATCCCTGTAGCGCAGGTGGCTCGCATTCTGCTGGCCATGTACCCCGGCTACTCGACCACCATCATGGAGCAGCTTATCCGGACCGCCGTGGCCGACGGCACAAACGCAGCGGAGAACTCCGTGATTCTTTTCTACGAGGTCCTCCTGCCCTCCCGGATGCTGCCCGGCCCCACGGCCTCATCGATGTCGATCGACCCCTCCATGGCAGTCGGGACAtcctttgcctctcttttctacACCGCCATCTGCGACGATGCCTTGGAGTCAATGCAGATGGTGGAGGACAGCGTGTGCGGCTTTGCGCGCGGCCAGCCACAGTCGAGCGGCATGTCTGCGCTGTTGTCCAccggtgccgtcgccgtgACGTCTGgcgcgacgacggcaacggccCAGCAGCTCAcctccctcgccttcctTGGTGTGCCACGTGTAGAGGCGCAGTGCTGGGGGCCGTTCTTGAGGAGCGCCATCTATCGATGGCCTCTTTTGCGCGCCACGGTAGCGGATGGTCCCCTTGAGGTCTTATCCACCCCCGCTAATGACGCTGCCCTTGGTGAGGACGCCGGCACGACGGGCAAAGGCCCAGCTCTCCTGGACGACAAGATCGTTGCaatggtggcggtggcaggcaCCAGTGGCCGCTCTTCACCGGCCTCAAGCATTGTTTTTCCCGCCGTGACACCATCCCTGCGTCCGACTCTTGACCTTTCCAGTGCAGAGGATGCGAAGGCAGCCGCTGAGGTCTCCTCGGTTGCCAGGGTgtcggtggaggaggtcgtgCCTTACCTTCGCCAGCACCTCTTACTTCGTCGCGGGCTCTATGACTGGGCTGcaggtacagcagcagcagcagcgccagttGACATCTCACCGCCGTCCGCCGAGGAGGAAAGTCAGGCCACGCCAATTGCTTTGAAGAAAGTTGTAGCGGAGTCGGCGAGGGGGGCGTCGACCACGGGGACAAAGGAGAGGGCTCACGACTGGTCTGCGGCCCATGGAGACCTTCTTCAGTACTGGGACGCGCAATGGGCTCAATTCAGTGGCGTGACAGCGGCGTCACCCTCGCCTTTCGTAGGGCCGACGGAGCCGGCAGAACTCAAGCACATGC from Leishmania panamensis strain MHOM/PA/94/PSC-1 chromosome 32 sequence includes these protein-coding regions:
- a CDS encoding hypothetical protein (TriTrypDB/GeneDB-style sysID: LpmP.32.3380) translates to MSEVLLKQLQQVLAPWDSLPDKDNLDEGGGVVSSLWTPPSPPSPSAQNRDPSSSTSPSPLQLAPKCPSVEWPVEGAANAYVEHSRVATTKLELARAALALFASNAGVYRPFLVRLLRFLFDHVDELRQEQGQLRMDWWMRQQGLGSSTAKTAGGGGGELEGATPEEQNAVAAAYEKVRATESRMAALVEEAAVQRDHFKSQMEMQKRHQHHLEDLLRHQMEMTQMLLDHRLRQDLISGKQSAAVTLVTAVTHSFQGNRSVVGASLGVDGGDDSHETHEASNPAKAAALTTRDILGLECYQAPIRPPERRDAAYVQRLISRAEKELLLERTEDQLRELRAQHEAMQDRIQSLLKLNSRYARQSVELSARLSILHEHNVALATDVHLFQRDYLREQQRTERLQRDLQGARGTVLTMLQVQFGQQETSKEDRSELQQAETTGSHLSATDNGSDTRMHYAFETAAHVAPAATTVVTDPEEMAPALGCKVMRSEEKHVTLATEDHAQEALHLASGKGLCNQLQGLLRASDPQHANVKASLLQFLHLRGDAGLQGSRNGNNDFFFSSSPRAQGWLSPASVPQWVPPYGLRSDVPLQLRSRTSVPLLQLHPIVAEAFVHELLSQRQELLWFSQQQLKERQAVLRATDGRACHRRGSRRASTTMAAAVLTSFQEYIGLFVLVVLLNRSDYYTYRLSPAARTRLDEDARAGQGSRGGFVCQTATHGNPARDSGVAPQPRDQGIVCTSLWDLRHILCTMRTADMEQLPVEGLQLTYALDRASLQLSAGPLTYAYGLASRGTVCDVLFDLLRAERFVFVELCRAVEADLLAKTQAEQERWAEALRQDRPIHVVRSKDPQLHGADQAAAALPSPPAGRRSSTPLRGRIPVAQVARILLAMYPGYSTTIMEQLIRTAVADGTNAAENSVILFYEVLLPSRMLPGPTASSMSIDPSMAVGTSFASLFYTAICDDALESMQMVEDSVCGFARGQPQSSGMSALLSTGAVAVTSGATTATAQQLTSLAFLGVPRVEAQCWGPFLRSAIYRWPLLRATVADGPLEVLSTPANDAALGEDAGTTGKGPALLDDKIVAMVAVAGTSGRSSPASSIVFPAVTPSLRPTLDLSSAEDAKAAAEVSSVARVSVEEVVPYLRQHLLLRRGLYDWAAGTAAAAAPVDISPPSAEEESQATPIALKKVVAESARGASTTGTKERAHDWSAAHGDLLQYWDAQWAQFSGVTAASPSPFVGPTEPAELKHMLKQIDPHRACAWGSELLSSENSLMHPVTYAWEKGDLVIHEPPARDEDDSGGDRHSVMNRKPKKGRKHSAGGR